A section of the Oryzias latipes chromosome 10, ASM223467v1 genome encodes:
- the LOC110014253 gene encoding uncharacterized protein LOC110014253, with product MHLIFYFLLSFLDGFSTDDLTFQTKTVVVGDHVKLGCSRRSAGNVFWMRTISGNPPEFLDNYWSKPKLAYKAGILELQIADTSLHDTAFYICVRKKDGTILSLNLTYLIVQEPAVSKVPSSAPECSENSLTLQCSVLQDFQNKSCPSDENVFCFSAESKHSNTNRTAESSGDAAVKDFCFSIFFKNLTSSGDLKYYCAIPKCEERIQKNESLSQFEVNTWNSNTADVVRNMLIAALVVSQMLIAFLFYLVKKLKKESKSCCHDAVLQQMQISTTDLQNQQENEDVLVYSAAVFSRRISSKKETRDQDDDNKEETIYTNISVHEL from the exons ATGCatcttatattttattttctgctgtcATTCCTAGATGGGT TCTCTACAGATGACCTGACctttcagacaaaaactgtgGTTGTTGGCGATCATGTGAAGTTGGGATGTTCGCGCAGATCTGCAGGCAATGTGTTTTGGATGAGAACCATTTCTGGAAATCCTCCTGAATTTTTGGACAACTATTGGAGCAAACCAAAACTTGCATATAAAGCTGGAATACTTGAGCTGCAAATTGCTGATACAAGTCTACATGATACAGCATTTTACATTTGTGTGAGAAAAAAGGATGGAACTATTTTGTCTTTGAATCTAACATACCTTATAGTTCAAG AACCTGCTGTGTCCAAAGTCCCTTCATCTGCTCCAGAATGTTCAGAGAACTCCCTGACTTTGCAATGTTCGGTTCTTcaggattttcagaataagtCGTGTCCATCAGATGAGAACGTGTTCTGTTTCAGTGCGGAATCAAAGCACTCAAACACAAACAGGACTGCAGAAAGCAGCGGAGATGCTGCTGTGAAGGATTTCTGtttctcaattttctttaaaaatctgacTTCTTCTGGGGATTTGAAATATTACTGTGCTATACCCAAATGTGAGGAGAGGATCCAGAAAAATGAATCACTGTCTCAATTTGAAG TAAACACATGGAACTCAAACACGGCAGATGTAGTCAGAAACATGCTCATCGCTGCTTTGGTTGTAAGTCAGATGTTGATAGCATTCCTGttttatttggtaaaaaaactaaagaaagaatCAAAAAGTTGTTGTCATG ATGCAGTCCTTCAACAAATGCAAATATCGACCACAGACCTTCAAAATCAACAG gaaaatgaagacgtgctGGTTTATTCAGCAGCAGTTTTCAGCAGAAGAATATCCTCTAAAAAAGAGACAAGAGACCAAGATGATGACAACAAAGAAGAGACTATCTACACAAATATTTCTGTTCATGAGCTTTGA